GTGCGCAAGGGTCTGGTGCATGTGGCCGGGTTGCATCGTTCGACGGCGGAGCACCCGGATCGCAATACCGAGACGGTTCGCACCCAGCTTGGCGAAGGCTATCACCTGTTGCGGGTTGCGCAATGGGAGGAAGGGATCGCGCTCCCGATGGGCGATCAGACCTGCTCGCCGGAGCGCCTGGTCCGGTCTTCACGCCGCTGGGCGGTGCGTGAATCCGGGTCTGCGGCGCGCGAATGCCTGGACGAATTGCTTGGGGGGCGGGAGTTCTCCGGCCGCCAGGTGGATGGTCACGCAGCGGTTGCCGAAGCGGTTCATGCCGGGTGGGCCGAGGCCGGCATCTGTGTGAAGCTCTGCGCCGCTGAAGCCGGGTTAAACTTTCTCCCAATGCGTACTGAAACACTGGATTTCTGTTTTCCGACCGGGAAACAGCACGACCCGCGCATCCAGGCGCTCATCCGCCTGTTACGCAGCCGGGCTTATCGCCGCCTGGTCAGCGAATTGCCCGGCTACGATGGCCGATACACTGGAGAACTTGTGTCCCTTTGACCCAATCATTCGTTACTAATTTAATAAACCCATAACACATGAACAAAAGAAAGACCATGACATCATTATTATCCCCGACGAGTCCGCTTGGGCGGCTCCAAAAGACGGTTTGCCTGATTACCATCCTCGCACCGGCAGTTGCCGCCGTTGCTGCCGATGCGCCAACCAGCCAATCTGCGTCGTCTGCCACAACCGCACCCGCTCAAAGCGCCGGCCTGGGCAATGACTGGTTGCGCAAACAGTCTGGGGAATGGGAGAAGTGGGACATTGGCGGTCAGTTCCGCATGCGCTATGAAATCAAGCAAAATGCCGGTTACATCTCCAATAATGATTTCGTACACAACAGGGCCAACGACAATGATTACCTGATGGAGCGGCTCAAGTATCACTTGGGATACACCCCTGCCCCGTGGTTCACCGCCTATGTCGAAGGCCGCAGCAGTTTCGAAGAATGGGATCGCCGCGCCCCTTCACCGGAACTGGATCGGTTCAATCTGCGCCAGGCGTTCCTGTTGTTCGGGAATCC
Above is a genomic segment from Verrucomicrobiota bacterium containing:
- a CDS encoding substrate-binding domain-containing protein; amino-acid sequence: MMLQKSTVNQVLARRKAREWSQAELARRAGISRAAVSAIEGEHLTPSVTAALSLAAVLECSVEELFGRAAVSPQRGSEWGWAPRTEPCRYWEAEVSRRRILYPVEAVSLNPVPHDGLWDGGVCREIGDSPAERTLTLACCDPAAGLLAAEYARASGFRLLIFPRSGGTALELVRKGLVHVAGLHRSTAEHPDRNTETVRTQLGEGYHLLRVAQWEEGIALPMGDQTCSPERLVRSSRRWAVRESGSAARECLDELLGGREFSGRQVDGHAAVAEAVHAGWAEAGICVKLCAAEAGLNFLPMRTETLDFCFPTGKQHDPRIQALIRLLRSRAYRRLVSELPGYDGRYTGELVSL